In a single window of the Trichoderma breve strain T069 chromosome 6, whole genome shotgun sequence genome:
- a CDS encoding 6-phosphofructo-2-kinase domain-containing protein, which yields MDSRTAEIAANAPRYRRRSSTFIDSIHDVSEDTDMAPAQLYSTMSGRLFHSGRIAIVMVGPPARGKTHICVSMARYLQWLGVKTRIFHLGDYRRATIGPDGSLPDDYFFPDASPSSVILRQKILKKCREDIYAWLNHENGQVAIYDAVNPTASGRRSLAKEFAKHDVQTLYIESFVDDDQILHDNAINVKISSPDFAGMDPEEAAKMYLKRIEMRIPVFETMNEMELNYIKMINAGEKFFYNNLSFNYLSHRIVFYLTNLHIKSRTTFFARAGTTTEEDSYKADADLSEQGRYYAQRMSETLMKHREQERLEQIAKGKPETPLRPLSIWTSTRLRTIQTADYLKEKGYKVRQRSQMSQINPGVCEKMSERVIRQIYPEEVEKHALDPYHHRYPRAESYHDLAVRLEPIILELEREQSDLLIIAHESVLRVLFAYLMHCSTMDIPNLKFPRDEIIEIIPAAYQNEAKRIHIPGLDPKLLPGSPDDIRIPGSRPLSRPESGQMSPIPGGLGSPAEPLERPTEKVVNTAKDMVADKIHDEI from the exons ATGGACTCCAGGACCGCTGAGATTGCGGCAAACGCTCCCCGGTACCGCCGGAGGAGTTCAACCTTCATCGACAGTATCCACGATGTGTCTGAGGATACGGATATGGCGCCGGCCCAGCTTTACAGTACCATGTCTGGGCGGCTGTTTCACTCTGGTCGTATTGCCATTGTCATGGTTGGGCCGCCTGCTCGAGGCAAGAC ACACATTTGCGTATCTATGGCACGCTATCTCCAATGGCTTGGCGTCAAGACTCGTATTTTCCACCTGGGCGACTACCGCCGAGCGACCATTGGTCCTGACGGCTCGCTTCCCGATGATTATTTCTTCCCTGATGCTTCCCCTTCATCCGTCATACTCCGTCAAAAGATTCTAAAGAAATGCCGCGAGGATATCTATGCCTGGTTGAATCATGAAAATGGCCAGGTTGCTATATACGACGCGGTCAACCCAACGGCGAGTGGAAGACGCTCTCTGGCCAAGGAGTTTGCAAAGCACGACGTCCAG ACCCTATATATCGAATCGTTTGTGGATGACGACCAGATTTTGCATGACAacgccatcaacgtcaagaTTTCCTCGCCCGAT TTTGCAGGAATGGATCCCGAGGAAGCAGCAAAAATGTACTTGAAAAGAATAGAGATGAGGATCCCAGTATTCGAGACCATGAACGAGATGGAGCTCAACTATATCAAGATGATCAATGCTGGAGAGAAGTTCTTCTACAACAACCTTAGCTTCAACTACTTGTCTCACAGAATCGTTTTCTACCTGACCAATCTTCACATCAAATCACGGACTACTTTCTTTGCCCGTGCGGGCACAACAACGGAGGAAGACTCATACAAGGCAGACGCAGACCTTTCAGAACAGGGCAGGTACTACGCTCAACGGATGTCCGAGACGCTTATGAAACATCGCGAACAAGAAAGGCTGGAGCAAATCGCCAAGGGCAAGCCCGAGACGCCCCTCCGGCCACTTTCAATCTGGACGTCTACTCGACTTCGCACCATTCAAACTGCTGATTAtctcaaagaaaagggaTACAAGGTTCGGCAACGCTCTCAGATGAGCCAAATCAACCCCGGCGTCTGCGAGAAGATGTCAGAGCGCGTGATTAGGCAGATATACCCCGAAGAGGTTGAAAAACATGCGCTCGACCCGTATCATCATCGATATCCCCGTGCCGAG TCCTACCATGACCTTGCTGTTCGACTTGAGCCCATTATCTTGGAATTGGAGCGAGAGCAGAGTGACTTGTTGATTATCGCGCACGAGTCTGTTCTTCGCGTGCTGTTCGCCTATCTCATGCACTGCTCCACTATGGATATTCCTAATCTCAAGTTCCCCCGCGACGAGATTATTGAGATTATTCCTGCTGCCTATCAGAATGAAGCCAAACGTATTCACATTCCTGGTTTGGATCCTAAGCTGCTCCCAGGCTCTCCCGATGATATTAGGATACCCGGTAGCCGACCATTGAGCAGGCCAGAGAGCGGCCAGATGAGCCCAATTCCCGGCGGGTTGGGCAGCCCAGCTGAGCCACTAGAGAGGCCGACGGAAAAGGTGGTCAATACGGCGAAAGACATGGTGGCGGACAAGATTCACGATGAGATTTAA